The following are encoded in a window of Roseimaritima ulvae genomic DNA:
- a CDS encoding DUF4345 family protein, which produces MTVRRKPLNRDPAATSLYDGGFAGTASRTEVLNSDMNSRFPTAVIFVTAATWAGFAIWLALYPNALLSGFGIESSTAAMRTEIRAFYGGVEMAIAVAMIVLWRRGLPAAALLVGSLPLIGAASGRCIGMLIDGFSAMHAGFAAVEITGAAVCLLASRKSP; this is translated from the coding sequence ATGACGGTTCGCAGAAAACCGCTCAATAGAGATCCGGCGGCCACCAGCCTTTATGATGGGGGCTTTGCCGGCACGGCCAGCCGAACGGAGGTTTTGAATTCTGATATGAACAGCCGATTTCCGACAGCCGTGATTTTCGTCACCGCGGCCACTTGGGCTGGATTCGCGATTTGGCTCGCCCTGTACCCAAACGCCCTATTGAGCGGGTTTGGGATCGAGTCCTCGACGGCTGCCATGCGGACGGAAATCCGAGCGTTTTACGGCGGCGTGGAGATGGCGATCGCCGTGGCCATGATCGTGCTGTGGCGACGCGGTCTGCCGGCGGCGGCCTTGTTGGTCGGCAGCCTACCGCTGATCGGGGCGGCGTCGGGACGCTGCATCGGCATGCTGATCGATGGATTTTCCGCGATGCACGCCGGATTTGCCGCAGTCGAAATCACCGGAGCCGCCGTGTGCCTGCTGGCCAGCCGAAAATCCCCGTAG
- a CDS encoding ABC transporter ATP-binding protein, whose product MSESKTPAKPMIEADHLSKFYGPFAASRDVSFTVREGELVAFLGPNGAGKSTTMKMLTGYIAPSEGEARIAGFNMLSERIEGSKRLGYLPENGPLYPEMTPLSMLSFFADARGLSPAYRKERIEAVVEICDLSTVMYKATSKLSKGFKQRVGMAQALLHEPDVLILDEPTAGLDPNQIREVRRTMRRLSETKTILLSTHILQEVEAMADRVVMINEGRVVYNGDVAGLYERGTDLDDAFHNLTGQAAVEAS is encoded by the coding sequence ATGAGCGAATCGAAAACGCCTGCGAAACCTATGATCGAAGCCGATCATCTGAGCAAGTTTTACGGGCCTTTCGCGGCCAGCCGTGACGTCTCCTTCACGGTTCGCGAAGGCGAATTGGTCGCATTTCTTGGTCCCAACGGTGCCGGCAAAAGCACGACCATGAAAATGCTGACCGGCTACATCGCGCCCAGCGAAGGTGAGGCCCGAATCGCGGGCTTTAATATGCTGAGCGAGCGGATCGAGGGCAGCAAACGGCTGGGCTACCTACCCGAAAACGGCCCGCTGTACCCGGAAATGACCCCGCTCAGCATGCTCAGCTTCTTCGCGGACGCCCGCGGCCTGTCGCCGGCGTATCGCAAGGAACGCATCGAGGCGGTGGTCGAAATCTGCGACTTGTCGACCGTGATGTACAAAGCCACCAGCAAGCTGTCCAAGGGGTTCAAACAACGCGTGGGGATGGCTCAAGCCCTGCTGCACGAACCCGATGTGCTGATTCTGGACGAACCCACCGCCGGGCTCGACCCCAACCAGATTCGCGAAGTGCGGCGAACGATGCGGCGGTTGAGTGAAACCAAAACGATCCTGCTGAGCACGCACATTTTGCAGGAAGTGGAAGCCATGGCGGACCGCGTGGTGATGATCAACGAAGGCCGCGTGGTCTACAACGGTGACGTCGCGGGCTTGTACGAACGCGGTACGGATTTAGACGACGCGTTCCACAATCTGACCGGCCAAGCGGCGGTCGAAGCGTCGTAA
- a CDS encoding CehA/McbA family metallohydrolase domain-containing protein, giving the protein MSNLSPSRRRFLSLTAGASVGFFPKPFARANNTANDHQQPYTTIDWDNCQAIGSVSHAHCRSQTSLDLLVRRGLRHLAISNYYPSAPCTPGERIGQFRVQQDFATVKGEGYVRRDFAWNEILTDPEQGWVEELPESLKDQVPFETGGSCFTQIQTDVTLCPNAEHHSMTDSRGHFNSVGSTFASGTFDVRGKYGLHRHGYAMGTGLPWREAFERIIAALQVPDGGGITINHPKWSGMSPVQIQEHLDFDPRVLGIEIWNQTAEQLNGKGWSLAEWDAVLATGRRCYGFAVSDHAHNSDPGFQGRNVLLVDGTTATADLPAACLRAYRRGDFYCSLDGKLQLRRCQFQDGKLRAEVSQASQLRVITAAGIVHEQAGKEINWTVPAGKAAGQQHVFVRVEADQRDGTDRLFSQAFQLA; this is encoded by the coding sequence GTGTCGAATCTTTCCCCCTCCCGCCGACGTTTTCTCTCGCTTACCGCCGGTGCAAGCGTTGGTTTTTTTCCAAAGCCTTTCGCTCGGGCCAACAACACCGCAAACGATCACCAGCAACCCTACACCACGATCGACTGGGACAATTGCCAGGCTATCGGTTCGGTGTCGCATGCTCATTGCCGTTCCCAGACCTCATTGGATCTGTTGGTCCGTCGCGGCTTGCGGCATCTGGCCATTTCCAACTATTACCCCTCCGCTCCTTGCACACCCGGCGAACGCATCGGACAGTTCCGTGTTCAGCAAGACTTTGCCACCGTCAAGGGCGAAGGTTATGTGCGGAGAGACTTTGCCTGGAACGAGATCCTCACCGATCCCGAACAAGGTTGGGTTGAGGAGCTCCCCGAATCCTTGAAAGACCAGGTGCCATTCGAGACAGGCGGTTCTTGTTTCACGCAGATCCAAACCGATGTGACGCTGTGCCCCAACGCCGAACATCACTCCATGACCGATAGCCGCGGACACTTCAATTCCGTCGGTTCGACATTCGCCAGTGGCACCTTTGACGTGCGGGGCAAATACGGTTTGCACCGCCACGGGTACGCGATGGGAACCGGCCTGCCCTGGCGCGAGGCTTTTGAACGCATCATCGCGGCCCTGCAGGTGCCCGATGGCGGCGGTATCACCATCAACCACCCCAAGTGGAGCGGTATGTCTCCGGTGCAAATACAAGAACATTTGGATTTTGATCCCCGCGTGCTGGGCATCGAAATCTGGAACCAGACCGCTGAACAGCTGAACGGAAAAGGCTGGTCGTTGGCTGAGTGGGATGCGGTTTTGGCAACCGGACGCCGTTGTTACGGATTTGCTGTTTCCGACCATGCTCACAATTCCGATCCCGGTTTCCAAGGCCGCAACGTGCTGTTGGTCGATGGGACAACCGCCACCGCGGACCTGCCCGCGGCGTGTTTACGAGCCTATCGCCGGGGCGACTTTTACTGCTCTTTGGATGGCAAGCTGCAACTGCGACGTTGCCAATTCCAGGACGGCAAGTTGCGCGCTGAAGTTTCGCAAGCCAGCCAATTGCGTGTTATCACCGCTGCGGGAATCGTTCACGAACAAGCCGGCAAGGAAATCAATTGGACCGTACCGGCAGGCAAAGCGGCCGGCCAGCAGCACGTGTTTGTACGCGTCGAAGCCGACCAACGAGACGGAACCGACCGACTGTTTTCGCAAGCCTTCCAGCTCGCCTAA